The following coding sequences lie in one Nitrospira sp. genomic window:
- a CDS encoding YggT family protein has translation MFVMGNTLLGLATVLDYLLTFYSWIIIARALISWVNPDPWNPIVQFLGRATEPVLSPIRRRLSLGMGIDLSPLIAIAAIWFLQIAVVQSIKDAALRMN, from the coding sequence ATGTTTGTAATGGGAAATACCTTGTTGGGCCTGGCGACAGTGTTAGACTATTTATTGACCTTTTATAGCTGGATTATTATTGCGCGGGCACTCATCTCGTGGGTGAACCCGGATCCGTGGAATCCTATCGTTCAATTCTTGGGCCGTGCAACGGAACCTGTGCTCTCGCCGATCCGACGGCGACTCAGCTTGGGGATGGGGATCGACCTGTCACCACTGATTGCTATCGCAGCGATCTGGTTCCTGCAGATCGCCGTCGTCCAGTCGATTAAGGATGCCGCGTTACGAATGAACTGA
- the proC gene encoding pyrroline-5-carboxylate reductase — protein MSKTALTQKLGFLGGGRMAEALINGVLSAKWYRPDQIHVADPDRSRLDHLKARYGVQVSAANHEVVALSEVVMLAVKPQVIVDALTGIRDVMTNHLVISVAAGVTIDRIRDLCGPAARIIRAMPNTPAMVGEGMTALAIGPNLEEEAVACAEGILRSVGRVVRIQEQLMDAVTGLSGSGPAYVFLMIEAMTDGGVKMGLPRETASLLAAQTVLGAARMVLETEQHPARLKDQVTSPGGTTMAGLHRLEQGGVRAVLIDAIETATKRSKELGG, from the coding sequence ATGTCTAAGACGGCCCTCACACAGAAGCTGGGGTTTCTTGGCGGTGGCCGTATGGCCGAGGCGCTGATCAATGGCGTGCTCTCGGCGAAGTGGTACCGCCCTGACCAGATCCATGTGGCGGATCCTGATAGGAGTCGGTTGGATCATCTCAAAGCACGATATGGAGTTCAGGTCAGTGCAGCGAACCATGAGGTCGTCGCTCTGAGCGAGGTCGTCATGCTGGCTGTGAAGCCACAGGTGATCGTTGATGCCCTTACGGGGATTCGTGATGTGATGACGAATCATTTGGTGATTTCCGTAGCTGCTGGTGTCACGATTGATCGAATCAGAGACCTGTGCGGCCCTGCCGCACGCATCATCCGTGCGATGCCCAACACCCCGGCTATGGTCGGTGAAGGCATGACGGCGCTGGCAATCGGACCGAATCTTGAGGAGGAAGCAGTCGCTTGTGCCGAAGGAATCCTCCGATCGGTCGGCCGAGTCGTGAGGATTCAGGAACAGCTGATGGATGCCGTCACCGGATTGAGTGGAAGCGGACCTGCGTACGTCTTTCTTATGATTGAAGCGATGACTGACGGTGGGGTGAAGATGGGGTTGCCACGCGAGACGGCCAGTCTGCTTGCGGCCCAAACTGTGCTCGGGGCTGCACGTATGGTGTTGGAGACTGAACAGCATCCGGCTCGACTGAAGGATCAAGTGACCTCTCCCGGTGGAACGACCATGGCCGGTCTGCATCGCTTGGAACAGGGAGGGGTTCGAGCCGTACTCATCGATGCGATTGAAACTGCGACGAAACGTTCCAAGGAGCTCGGAGGCTGA
- a CDS encoding YggS family pyridoxal phosphate-dependent enzyme, producing the protein MEALVDGTIAQRVQSVLAKIRSAEERAGRPAGSVRLVAVTKTVTVDFMQEGVSAGVTIFGENRVQEALPKVAALSEAPVQWHFLGQLQRRKVRSVIGLFEMIHSVDSVELAREIDRRAGEAGCHQTVLIEVNIGNESTKAGFSPADVTQAVSTMAEFSHIGIRGLMTIPPQTDDPDSVRPYFRKLHELSQQIAACKIPSVKMDELSMGMSNDYEVAIEEGATLVRVGTAIFGTRHV; encoded by the coding sequence ATGGAAGCGCTTGTTGACGGGACGATTGCCCAACGCGTCCAATCGGTACTGGCGAAGATTCGCTCAGCTGAGGAGAGAGCGGGACGTCCTGCGGGGAGTGTTCGCCTGGTGGCTGTAACAAAAACCGTCACAGTCGACTTCATGCAGGAAGGAGTCAGCGCCGGCGTAACCATCTTCGGCGAGAATCGCGTTCAGGAGGCGCTTCCCAAAGTGGCCGCCCTCTCAGAGGCACCGGTGCAATGGCATTTTCTCGGACAACTCCAGCGCAGAAAGGTGCGATCGGTGATCGGTCTCTTCGAGATGATTCATTCAGTGGACAGTGTGGAGCTCGCGCGGGAAATCGATCGACGAGCCGGAGAAGCCGGCTGTCATCAGACCGTCCTGATCGAGGTCAATATTGGAAACGAGTCGACGAAAGCCGGGTTTTCTCCGGCTGATGTGACCCAGGCCGTCTCCACCATGGCGGAGTTCTCTCACATCGGTATTAGAGGCTTGATGACCATTCCCCCACAGACTGATGACCCTGATTCGGTCCGGCCGTACTTTCGAAAACTTCACGAGTTGTCTCAACAGATCGCAGCCTGCAAGATCCCATCTGTGAAGATGGATGAACTGTCGATGGGGATGTCGAACGACTATGAAGTGGCCATTGAGGAAGGCGCGACACTCGTTCGGGTCGGCACCGCAATTTTTGGGACACGCCATGTCTAA
- the pgeF gene encoding peptidoglycan editing factor PgeF: MAGTSLITVPAFSDTRNRIRHFFGTRQHAAGLNLELGVPRQGVGGAGAASWILTVKQVHGTDALVVDHALTPTDRFAGGWDALVTDQPGVMVAVRTADCVPVLMHDPVHRVVAAVHAGWRGAVAGIVPKTMSLLESCFGSRPDQVRVSIGPSAGACCYEVDEPVLEGLRKGWSGWEKMVHNRRGESAHLDLKALIQDQVRTHGAASQYVTTVNLCTICHDDLFFSYRREGKVNGTMVSAIGLPLSRR; this comes from the coding sequence ATGGCGGGAACTTCACTCATCACCGTACCAGCATTTTCCGATACCCGAAATCGGATCCGGCATTTTTTTGGCACTCGACAGCATGCTGCCGGGCTGAATCTTGAACTTGGTGTCCCTCGGCAAGGGGTAGGTGGGGCAGGAGCCGCGTCCTGGATCCTGACGGTGAAGCAGGTTCATGGAACGGACGCGCTTGTGGTGGATCATGCACTGACGCCGACTGATCGATTTGCAGGAGGATGGGACGCACTGGTGACGGATCAACCAGGCGTGATGGTAGCGGTGCGGACGGCGGACTGTGTTCCAGTTTTGATGCATGATCCTGTCCATCGAGTGGTGGCGGCGGTCCATGCGGGTTGGCGAGGAGCTGTGGCAGGCATCGTCCCCAAAACGATGTCCCTCTTGGAGTCGTGTTTTGGGTCACGCCCAGACCAGGTGCGGGTCAGTATCGGCCCATCTGCAGGCGCCTGCTGCTATGAAGTGGATGAACCGGTCTTAGAGGGCCTGCGCAAAGGATGGTCCGGTTGGGAAAAAATGGTTCACAACCGTAGGGGTGAGAGCGCACATTTGGACTTGAAGGCCCTTATTCAGGACCAGGTGCGGACGCATGGCGCTGCTTCGCAGTATGTGACAACCGTCAATCTCTGTACGATTTGTCATGACGACCTCTTTTTTTCGTATCGACGAGAGGGAAAAGTAAACGGTACCATGGTGAGTGCGATTGGCTTGCCGTTGAGTCGACGGTAA